The Gemella massiliensis DNA segment TTTTTGTTTAGTTTTCTTTAATTCTTGTTCATATGCAAATTTTTTCTCCGATAATTCTTCCCGTACCGTACTCATAACAGCCTCATATATTTGACGTTTACTTGCTGCATCAATTGTTATTCCAAATTGTCTTTTTAAATATTTTTCTATTTTTATTTCAAATTTTTTTGCCCTCATCTATCTCTCCTAAATTATATTTTTCTATACTTATTACATTTTAAATATTATTAAACTATCAACTTATACATATTTATATATTTTACTGCTGATTTTTTCCAACTAACATCTTGTTGCATGGCGTTTTTTATTATTTTATTCCAGTTATAACGTTCTTGATAATAGCAATACGTTGCTCTATAAATCGCATCCAACATATCATAAGCATCAAATGTTTCAAAAGTAAATCCTGTGCCTTGAGATCCGTTAAACGGTTCAACAGTATCTTTCAATCCTCCTACACGATGAACGATCGGAACAGTACCGTAACGCATTGAAATCATTTGTGACAATCCACATGGTTCTGTTTTTGACGGCATAAGAAACATGTCGCATGCTCCATATATCTTTGCCGACATTTCGCCGGAAAACATGATTAAACTGCGCACTTTATCATGACGTCTAAACTCTAAAGAACGTAACGCATCCTCATAATGACTATCACCTATACCGAGAATAATTAGCTGCGCTCCGCATTTTAAAATTTCATCAGCTACATGCAATAATAAGTCAATTCCCTTTTGATGTGTAAGGCGGGTTACCATACCTATCATCGGTATATTTTCATTTATCTCCAACGCCATTTCTTCTTGTAATTTTAATTTATTTTGTACTTTATTTTTAATAGTTTCCAAATCGTAATTCTTATAAAGTTGTTTATCTGTTTTTGGATTAAATTTGTCTATATCTAAACCATTAACAATACCATGTAGTTTCCCTTGTTCAACCCTTAATATACTGTCTAAACCATAAGAAAAATACGGTTCTAAAATTTCATGAGAATATGTTTCACTCACCGTATTAATACAATCCGCCAATTGAATAGCACCTTTTAATAAATTCAAATTACCGTTATTAATTAATGCATCAAAATATTTATTATCTAAACCGAATAAATCTCCCATATCATATGGATTGAATATTCCTTGGAATTCTATGTTATGAATTGAAATGACACTTTTTATTTTATTATAAAAATTTTCACCACGTGATTTCAAATCATCTAAATATATAACTGATAGTGCTGTATGCCAATCGTTAGCATTAAGAACATCCGGTTTATATTCTATATGAGGTAATATTTCCAATGCCGCTTTTGAGAAAAATGCAAAACGCTCTCCATCATCATCTTGTCCATAAATACTCGAACGATTAAAATATTGTTCATTATCAATAAAATAAAATTTTACACCATCAATTTCCGTTTCAAAAATACCGCAGTATGCTTTTCTCCAACCTAAATTAATAAAAATATGTTTTTTATATTGTAAATTAAATTTTTCTCTATCAATTGAAGTATATAACGGTAAAATTACTCTTGCTTCAACATCTTCATCTTGCAATGCTTTTGGTAACGAACCTATTACATCACCTAGTCCGCCAACTTTAACAAAAGGTGCAGCCTCTGCTGCCACAAATAACACTTTCATTATAACATCTCCTTAGTTGTTATTAATCAATACAAAAAGTTTAAAACATCACCATATAGTCTTATTAACTTCATTATACTTCATTTTCTCCCCAAAATCGAAAACCTCATATAACCCGGCGATGCTCTAACCTCGTATATTATACTCTTTTTCCTTTTTCAATAATTATAGGATTGTTTTCTGCACCTTTTAGTTTCATATCTTCTGATATTTCAACTAATTTATCTGAAATAATATAATCAACATATGCATTACGATTAATTATTCCATTTTGCATAATAATTGAATTTTTTACTATTGCTCCTTCTTCCACTACCACGTCTCTAAATAAAATACTATTCTCAACAGTTCCTTTGATTACACAACCATCTCCCAACAATGAATTACTTACTACAGAATGTTCTCCGTAACGTGTAGGTACACTATCTTGAACCCGCGTTAGTATATCCGTCCCTGATAAAAATACTTCATTTAATTTATCACGATTTAATAAATCTCTGTTAAATTCAAAATATGATTTCACCGTATTAATAGTCATACTATACCCTGTTATTTCGTAGGCATAAACATTTAACTGGTGGAAGTTTTTAGCTACATAATCTAACAGTATATCTTCCCAACCTAGTGTTAATCCCTTTTTTACAACCTCTTTAAATAACTCTTTAGTCATATTATAAATTTTAACTTGCGTTGCACATACTTCATTCGAACCGTTAAAATGATATAAGCTGTCATACACGCGATTATTTTCATCAAAAATAATTTGTGATTCACCAATATTAGGTTGTCTATAAGTATACGCAAGTGTTATATCTGCATTAGTAGCTAAATGATATTTTAACATTTCTTTAAAGTCAATATTACCAATAATATTAGAATCCACTAGAATACAATATTCTTCCAATAAACTATCTGCATATACCACTGTATTACTCAATGCTTCTATTTTATTGCGTGCCACACGTGTTGATAAATGATTTGATAAAGGGGTAATGAACTTAAGTCCACGATTTTTACGATTTAAATCCCAATCTTTCCCCCAACCTACATGATCCATTAATGATTTATAGTTTTGATTACTGACGATTGCTATATTCGGCACTTCCGCCTTAACCAATGACGACAACATAAAATCCACCATTCTATATCTCGATGCAACCGGTAACGACGCAAGTGTTCTATCTCTTACCAATCCTTGCAAATCATTGCTTTTTTTATAACTATCTGCGAACAATATACAAAAGGCATTTACCATATCAAATTTCCCCCGCCTTTCTATTTTCATATACAATTTCATCTTTACCTATAATGGTAATCATCTCATGACCTAAAACAATATCTCTATGCCCTACTTCTACATATGCTTTAATAACAGCACCTTCTGCTGCAATAGAATTATAAACTTTTGCTCCCTGTTCAATATGTGCATTTTCCATAATAATACTGCCAACTACTTCTGCTCCTTCTTCTATTGTAACACCTGAAGAAATAATTGAACTGTTAACATTTCCCAAAACAGATGTTCCATCAGAAATCATAGACTCTTTTACCCGTGCCGTGTTACCGATATACTGTGGCATAACCCCTGCGTGACGATAGTAAATACGCCAAAGTTTATCATCAATATTAAAGTTTTCTTTGTTTTTAATTAAGTCCATGTTAGCTTCCCACAAACTTTCAATAGTTCCTACATC contains these protein-coding regions:
- the glgA gene encoding glycogen synthase GlgA; protein product: MKVLFVAAEAAPFVKVGGLGDVIGSLPKALQDEDVEARVILPLYTSIDREKFNLQYKKHIFINLGWRKAYCGIFETEIDGVKFYFIDNEQYFNRSSIYGQDDDGERFAFFSKAALEILPHIEYKPDVLNANDWHTALSVIYLDDLKSRGENFYNKIKSVISIHNIEFQGIFNPYDMGDLFGLDNKYFDALINNGNLNLLKGAIQLADCINTVSETYSHEILEPYFSYGLDSILRVEQGKLHGIVNGLDIDKFNPKTDKQLYKNYDLETIKNKVQNKLKLQEEMALEINENIPMIGMVTRLTHQKGIDLLLHVADEILKCGAQLIILGIGDSHYEDALRSLEFRRHDKVRSLIMFSGEMSAKIYGACDMFLMPSKTEPCGLSQMISMRYGTVPIVHRVGGLKDTVEPFNGSQGTGFTFETFDAYDMLDAIYRATYCYYQERYNWNKIIKNAMQQDVSWKKSAVKYINMYKLIV
- the glgD gene encoding glucose-1-phosphate adenylyltransferase subunit GlgD codes for the protein MKIERRGKFDMVNAFCILFADSYKKSNDLQGLVRDRTLASLPVASRYRMVDFMLSSLVKAEVPNIAIVSNQNYKSLMDHVGWGKDWDLNRKNRGLKFITPLSNHLSTRVARNKIEALSNTVVYADSLLEEYCILVDSNIIGNIDFKEMLKYHLATNADITLAYTYRQPNIGESQIIFDENNRVYDSLYHFNGSNEVCATQVKIYNMTKELFKEVVKKGLTLGWEDILLDYVAKNFHQLNVYAYEITGYSMTINTVKSYFEFNRDLLNRDKLNEVFLSGTDILTRVQDSVPTRYGEHSVVSNSLLGDGCVIKGTVENSILFRDVVVEEGAIVKNSIIMQNGIINRNAYVDYIISDKLVEISEDMKLKGAENNPIIIEKGKRV